One Leptodactylus fuscus isolate aLepFus1 chromosome 11, aLepFus1.hap2, whole genome shotgun sequence genomic window, ACGTCTGAGCATTTCTTCCCACTTTACCGGCATCTTAAGACTGTCATTACCTTTTGGTGGTTTTGCAGCCTCCTGGCACAGTCTGTCAGGGGTGTACGCCAGGCTGTCTAATGCGATGACGGCGCTGTGCGGACGCGTGCCCTTCGCTGCCTCAAATACAATCTGTAAAGCAGCAGAAGAGAAAGGGGCAGATAAACTTACCCTGGACAGTCCCAGCCTGCGCCAGATTGATCTGTGTCTGGATGATAATCTGGCGCACTTTTACACCAATCATTAGGTGCTTTAGTATCCaacaaaaaatgcaccaaaatctagttttactgcagaacattttATAATAAGCTCCACCCTGTCAGTCGAGGCGCAGAAACCATTAAAGGTTATGAGATGTAACGCATGTGTGACAGTATTTTGGTGCAAATGATGtcagaattctggagcatttgtGGCTTATCTGCCCCACTATAGACAAGTGAACATTCCGCCCTAGTCCATAGAGGTTTTCTTACCTGGAACTCCCCGGTGCTGTTCAGTTGTAGCTGCACCTCCTGCCAGTCACTGCTCTGATAGCCATGAAGTGCCCAGACAGGTAGCAGGCCCTGAGCActggtcagatacagaatcagctCCCCCAGATCTGGAACAGTAAGAGGGTAAAAGTCAAAGGATCGGCTTAGACAATGGTGCATGGAGATGATTTTAGGCTGGaagccactgtgtgaacataccctaaaggtaCATGCCAGAGAAAACAAATACTGTCTTGTGCCTGGGACAGGGCCTGAGCGGACATCAGTGTCCTGAATGTTGTATCGTGTCTCCTGATGCTGACTGTAGAGGTGTATAAATATACAGAACAGGGACGTCCTAGGTGTAGGGGCGTCTGATCGTGCCCTATGAGATTGGTGTACAAGTATGAGATATCTGCTCACCCACCACTCCACTCACTGCTATGGGTctgcagccccatagaaatgaatggatagtTTGGTGCTTATTCACGGGGGCCCCAATGTCGGACACCCCTGATATCTGACACTTATCCTGTGAAGAGGGAATAAATGTCTTTGGtagagaaaaaccctttaatggtaAGGACACGTAATGACTGGGGAGGCACAAGACGCCCACAATGATGGCCTGACTGTCGCTCGCAGTCCCCTGAGGATTTCATTCTTTACATTTGTAGAAGTTCACAGGTAAAATCCTCAGACTAATGGCCATGCTCGGGGAAGGAATCTGCTGCGCTGTCACTGTGCTGCAAATGTAAATCCCTGCAGGTCACCCGGCCAAGTCTCTGAGCGCTAGGAATGATTAGGACATGGGGGATAGGGGTAAAAAAATGGCCTCAGAGTGTCTATCTCATAATATGGCCACTTAGTAGTGAACAGACCGTGCAAGTGATCAGTGACTTACGGAAGTGATCTGAGGAGTCGGTGCGGTAGGAGAAAGTGAAGCAGGATCCAGATGTCGCCGACAGATGTTCACTGAGAAGCCAAGCCGAGGAGCCTTCAATGTGCATCGCGCCCGTATCCACATAGGCGTAATGTCCTGCACAGCGACAATAGGGTTACTATATAATGACGACACTGTCTGAGCCATTGTGGAGCACTTTGTCTTATGCTGAATACATTTAGGACAGTGACACTAAACCTGCCCAGTGTGTACTGTACCTTGTACAGAGCCCAGGCTGCGGTCCTTCTCTGGTGTGGAGCTCGGCCTGTTCATGGCTGCTCCATTTGTCCAGTCCCAGTCATACGTGTCCATAAGGGGAATGCGAACATTGGTCCAAGAGCACGGCCCCCTTTCAAAGTCACATGATGCTGCAAAATATAAGAACGGGTGAGAACAATTATAACTCTGCAGACATAACAGCAGCTAGTTGGGCCTGCTCAGATATGAGGTGACACCTAAAATCATAAGCATGGGTGCAAATAGTGGAGAGAAAGTGACGTGTTCCCGCCAGTGTAAGGATTTGCCGGGTACCTGATTCATGACAGCGATGACGGCCGATGCGAATGTCGTCCACAGCGATGTAAGAGTGATATCCTCCAGCGCCGACCGCTTCAAACAGCAACTACAGGAGGACACATCTAGTCAGGGTACAGTATGGAAATGATGGGACCCCCACAGTGAAAGCAAAGCATCATGGGAGAAATTCATCAAGACCATTGTATTGTATGGATCTATGTTGAGGCCTGTGTCACCGGCGCCACCAAGCTGTGACTCTGCGGAAATGTACACCAGCTGTTTGTCATCATTTGCACCACTTTTGTGCCATAAATACCGTACATATAGGCCCCGCCCATTAATGGTAAAGGTGGCGCCAAAACACTACTAGAAAGTCACAAACCAACAGTCTGCAACTTTATGCCAAAATTAGTGGTGCAGACTCTTTGTGTACAGTAATGTCAGTGCTGACTAGTAATACAACTTATAGACACTGTAAGGGGTACAAGAaccagcgccacctctgtccacAGGAGGTTTCTGGTCCTGCAGGCCAGCTCCACTATAGTGAATAGGGCTTAGATATCGCACACTGCTCATGGACAAGCGAGACTGTTttggaaagaaagcagccattttttttgtgtgtgtggccGCAGACACAATACTCCGACCTCCTGCGGCTCTGAAGGCTGAAGGCCAGATTACATGGCGGACTGTGTGACAGAACCTGCCAAGAAAAATTTACCCTGGAAATGTTTCTTCTGGTGGCAGAAAGAAATCTGAATTACATTGACTTCAGGGGGATCTGCCGGAAGATGGAGCAGGACACTCTTACTTTGTCATGAATATCAGATTGCGCAGTGTGGGCCTGGTGCAGGCGCTGCAGGAGGGCCATGTGTTATGTCCGCAGTATGGCTCACACTTACTCAATACCTTCTATGTATGTGCAGATATTCTCACAACTCTGCAACAACGTACAGCACAAGATTACATGTAGATGTGCCGTatatatacattatgtatatatggattcTGCCTCTATGTGCTGTTACTACCCTGTCTATGGAGTCCATTTGCCTGTGTTCCTATAAGACATGGACTCCGTCTTACCTTCCACTCCACCTCAGATGTTAATGCCGCGCGCCCGTGTCGCCAGCTGCTCGGTTTTGCATCGGAGATCCTCAGTATTTCCGTCTTGACTTTCTTCTTTCCTGTGTTCTTCTCGATATACACGACTAAGGTTCCTGCAGATTTCATACAGATTGTTAACAATGGCGCGACTAATAATTGCTAAAAAGACCCCTTTATAAACGCTCCCCACTTCACTGACTGACCTGGGTTGGTGCCCCCCGTCTGGTACCAGAAGCTCAGGCAGCCCTCGTCTGGTTGGGCACTGTACACACTGGATGTTAGAAGTGCAGACTTCTTGCTGGGCAGGCTGCCGGAGCTGGTGTCGACCACCATATAATGCCCTGTGGATACATACAAGATACCATTAGTCCCGTGTTGCCCATGCAGGTGCCAATGGTGACGGGACTACTTACCTGTGAAGCTCTGCAGGGTGTGATCGTGCGATGGCCCCACCTGCTGGTTGAAGTGGATGTTCTGATGTAAACTCCAGTTATATGCTCCCTGCGAGGAAAAGCCGCAGAGACCCGCCTCAAAAGAGCAGTGGGTGGGAGCTGCGCAAGCTCCGCCCATAACAGCGATGTCATCAATAGCGATGTGACCAATGGAACCGTCACGAACTGCTTCAAAGATGAGCTGAGGCAGGAATAACACATTATATTAGACAGGAATGTGCACAGTGTGTTCTATCTACAGCATACAATAGTAGAGCGCCCCCCGGAGTAATAgtgcagcctgcaggtgtccAAGGTGCAGTTAGTGTCACAGATTAATCTTAAAGTGGCCGTAAGTCCCAACCAGGCCAGGACTTACAGAAACAGACGAGTGGCCCTGCTCTATGCTGTGACCCCCATTTACCTCGATGGGACATATGGAAACATGTAGAGGAGCGCCGCTCTGCTGGTGGTCGGGAATATTCCTGTACACAGAATATCCAGAGGCAGCGCTAAGTCCATGTCTTgtattcatgtgaatggagcatgagctgcaataccacacacaacctatggATACAAGTGGCGCTGTGTCTAGGGAAAGATAAACTTTTCTAATCCTTAAACTCCTGTATAAATTATGGAGCACATTAAATATCCTAAAGAACAATTTCTAGAATTCACCCAATGCAGTACCGGCCCCTTATTACTCAATTACTTGGGGGTGTCTCACAATGTTAGTAATAATTCATGGGGGACAGACCCTGGGACCCCACAATCCTGTTCATTTAGGGTCGGTCTCCATTGACATGAAAAGGAGAAATAGTTACCGTATAAACTGgaatataagctgaatttttcagcacagtttttgtgctgaaaaagccccccttggcttatactcgagtcaaacaaaaaaaaaaatatattttttttttttgggagggaggtctatgactagccgcaatagttatgtatagaatctcccatagaatagttaaaaaaataaataaaaagctttaaaaaaaatataataaaaaaataaagtaaacaaaagttgtaaatccctcctttgcctagaatacatataaatattgaaaatgactgtgacacacatacacattaggtctctctgtgtctgacagtgcccggtctactgaatataggggatctgcagtgctcctgttccgtcaggaaggggttaataggagcactgcagatcccctatatacagccaggccgAATTtcacatgggggaaaaaaaaaccagtcctcaagctcagggaaggggcagagagacaccaaaacaccccctccccttccccagcaactactgcacccaaaaactccgaccattttaatttttgaaattttccagtagctgctgcattttccccccctaggcttatactcgagtcaataagttttcccagttttttatggtaaaattaggggcctcggcttatattcgggtcagcttatactcgagtatatacagtacatttttaTTCAGACTGTATGGCGCCCTTAGTGTTTATAAAGAGAAGTGCCGCATGTGGTCACATACCTGGTAATTCTTGTTGGTGAGTGTAACGGTTTCCCGCTGCCAGCGATTCCCATGGGTTCCTGTGCTCGTCCAAATTAACTCTTCTTTTCCACCATTATATTTACTGAACAAGTTTAAGGTTCCTAGAGAGAGACAAAGAAAATCAGGAGGGAAGAGACGAAGAACATCAGGAGGGAAGAGACGAAGAACATCAGGAGGGAAGAGACGAAGAACATCAGGAGGGAAGAGACGAAGAACATCAGGAGCGAAGAGACGAAGAACATCAGGAGCGAATAGACGAAGAACATCAGGAGGGAAGAGACGAAGAACATCAGGAGGGAAGAGACGAAGAACATCAGGAGGGAAGAGACGAAGAACATCAGGAGCGAATAGACGAAGAACATCAGGAGGGAAGAGACGAAGAACATCAGGAGGGAAGAGACGAAGAACATCAGGAGGGAAGAGACGAAGAACATCAGGAGCGAATAGACGAAGAACATCAGGAGGGAATAGACGAAGAACATCAGGAGGGAAGAGACGAAGAACATCAGGAGCGAATAGACGAAGAACATCAGGAGGGAAGAGACGAAGAACATCAGGAGGGAAGAGACGAAGAACATCAGGAGGGAAGAGACGAAGAACATCAGGAGCGAATAGACGAAGAACATCAGGAGGGAAGAGACGAAGAACATCAGGAGGGAAGAGACGAAGAACATCAGGAGGGAAGAGACGAAGAACATCAGGAGCGAATAGACGAAGAACATCAGGAGGGAAGAGACGAAGAACATCAGGAGGGAAGAGACGAAGAACATCAGGAGGGAAGAGACGAAGAACATCAGGAGGGAAGAGACGAAGAACATCAGGAGCGAAGAGACGAAGAACATCAGGAGGGAAGAGACGAAGAACATCAGGAGGGAAGAGACGAAGAACATCAGGAGCGAATAGACGAAGAACATCAGGAGGGAAGAGACGAAGAACATCAGGAGCGAATAGACGAAGAACATCAGGAGGGAAGAGACGAAGAACATCAGGAGGGAAGAGACGAAGAACATCAGGAGCGAATAGACGAAGAACATCAGGAGGGAAGAGACGAAGAACATCAAGAGGGAAGAGACGAAGAACATCAGGAGGGAAGAGACGAAGAACATCAGGAGGGAAGAGACGAAGAACATCAGGAGCGAATAGACGAAGAACATCAGGAGGGAAGAGACGAAGAACATCAGGAGGGAAGAGACGAAGAACATCAGGAGGGAAGAGACGAAGAACATCAGGAGCGAATAGACGAAGAACATCAGGAGGGAAGAGACGAAGAACATCAGGAGCGAAGAGACGGAGAACATCAGGAGCGAAGAGACGGAGAACATCAGGAGGGAAGAGACGGAGAACATCAGGATGGAAGAGACGGAGAACATCAGGAGGGAAGAGACGGAGAACATCAGGAGGGAAGAGACGGAGAACATCAGGAGGGAAGAGACGGAGAACATCAGGAGCGAAGAGACGAAGAACATCAGGAGCGAAGAGACGAAGAACATCAGGAGCGAAGAGACGAAGAACATCAGGAGCGAAGAGACGAAGAACATCAGGAGGGAAGAGACGAAGAACATCAGGAGCGAAGAGAAGAAGAACATCAGGAGCGAAGAGACGAAGAACATCAGGAGGGAAGAGACGAAGAACATCAGGAGGGAAGAGACGAAGAACATAAGGAGCGAAGAGACGAAGAACATCAGGAGGGAAGAGAAACGAAGAACATCAGAATGGAAGAGACGGAGGACGAGTGATGTGATGAGATGGAGAGGAGGTCATCAGAAGTGAAGAGAGGTGAAACATCAGGGACAGGTAGAGGAAGATTTACAAGTACAGTATGTGCTCTAGGTCTATGCCTATCCTATGTTCGATTCAGATCTGACAAGACTGCCACAAGATGCTGGATATTTCTTAGCCCTAAGGCCAGAATCTCCACAGAGACAGCAAGTGCACATGTAACCGGACCTCTCATGAGACAGGTGCACTCTAGCTAGTATGTTAGGTGTCCATGTCTACCATGACAGACACCAATCAAACCAAGCGAACCTCACTGacttataatgggatctgctgaGTGCTGCACTACACATTAATGATGGCAGAATTTACAGTGGAGGCTCCTgacaggtgtgaacagagcctgataGACTGAGCCCTGTCTGTACACTGATGCTGATTTGCAGAGGCTCCTGCAGCAGACATGTACATGCATGAAATACAGATGATTGTATATACTACAGTCGTATTCCCAGACCCGCATTCACACTAACAAATACACATTTGGAGCCCCTTATGAAAGCAAAGATTAGACTGGTTAAAGTCCAACATGTCAATCCTTGTCTTACTTAATGCAGTATCCAGCAAGCCACAAACACcaccacacttgtccacaggtgTCTGGTACTGTAGCTGAGCTCCCCTAAAATAACTGaaactcagctgcaataccacatatgaCCTGTGCACAGGTGTGGCGTTATTTTTGAAAGaaaccagccatgtttttctgGAAACGCATTTAACAGCAGTTTTCAGGGATCAGCCCGGTTGCTGACAGATCTAGCTAAAATCATAATGTTTGCTTACAGTAGGAGATAACACAAGTGGAGGGACAGTCCACGACTAATCTACAGTTTGAGGGCAGGTGGCAGGCATACTGCCCTATGCCATGTTACACCAACCCATAAACTCTGCAAACAAAACTATATGTCTGTGCGCCCTGCACATGTGGAGCAGGCCTGAATGTTCTCACCAGTGTCAGGGCCAAACATCCTGTGGTGGAAGGACAGGCAGGAGGTGTCAGACGGGGCAGATTGTGCATAAGAAAGCAGACGAGCCTTTGTACCACGGTCCAAGCGCGACTCTCCCGCCACAAACATGTAATGACCTGGAACAGACAGAGGTCTTAGTGCAGCCATAAACAGCCAGGAGTGTCACGGATCAGGGTGGACAGGTCCGATGATGCCGTCCTACCCACAGACCAGCAGGGGGCCCCACCTTGTCCGGTGGTGTGGTCAGATAAGCTGCCCAGTTTCCACTCAATCTCGTCTGTTGCATCTTGAAACCATCCGCACTGCCCAGTCTCAAAATTGCAAGTCACAGGATCTAGAAAATCCACAAAAATGGAAGGAATTTAGTAAGGCCACTGTTTATACAGTTTTGTGCATACAGTATAGTGCTGTCCTGCTGTAGGCCACACCCCTCCTGAGAAGCCACGCCCACTCTCTGCTACCTGTAGATGTTGAGGTGTTCCAGCAGCCAAGAAGCTGTATTCcctccacagcagcgctccagTTCCCTGAAGGTCCAGGGTCCACGACTCCAGACAACACCAACTGCAACCAGGATAACAAGCACATGCTCACTACTGCCCTCTAAAGGCCTGGGGTAAAATCTGTGCGGATTGCCATCCATTACCTTGAAATCTTGTGCTCTCTCTCCCAGCGAGATCAGGACAGAATTCCACGTGTCACTCCGCTCGCCATGACTCTGCCAGATGTGGGAGTGTGTACTGAGCAGTGGGTCCCACACAAATAGAGCAAGGAAGCCTGAAACAGACAAGGGGGCGGGACTAGCATCATACTGTAATGGCCCCACAGTGCACCATAGCAGAACGGCACATCAATGACACATACCTGCAGGGCCAGTGTGGAGGTAATAGGTCATGTTCAGGACACAAGAGGGTTCGGTAGGGCATAGCAAGGGGCTGCGGGTTTCAGCATGAGTCTTTAAATTCCCCTCCGCTTTCTGTATGGTCAGGTAGGAGCCTGAAAAGACAGTAAACCTAATACAAAATGGCTGCAGGTAGTGGCCCCAGTCACTACTCCATGTTTGCTTTTCAGTAGTGCCTATTATAAGTATAGATCATCCATATAAGATCGCTGAGATTCTGACTTCCAGCACTCCCAGCATTCAtctgatgcacagagaatggagcaggaagcagacagcgctgttctcggtCTGAAAATCAGATCAAGCTAAGTTGCAGTGCCTGGGTTCAGCCACTaagcagagaacagcgctgtctgcttcctgctctattctctgtgttatCAGctcctgagaacagctgattggtgggggtgccaggtgtcagaccttcaCCAATTTCAtactgacctatccttaggtcatcaatagttataggaaaacccctttaaatcaataaaATCATACAAGTTCCAGCCTGATCGTGTGTTCTCAGCAAGTCTTATCTCAAATGATGACATGCTTAGAACTGTGACAACCTATGAAGCGACCATTCAGTTGTGCAGCAAGGAGGGGACACCGGCTCAGGACTAGGCAGACCTGCTGATCCGGTGTAATGGAAAGCTGAGTAAATTCTGTTTCATCATCTAACAAACTTCTTCAGAACAAAGAATATTCAGCCTGTTAGACAACAGAAGAGAACCTGAGGCTCCGCAGAAGACATGTCCAGCAGATTCACATATACAGGGGGCTCCAGTGACCTTTTTTGGGGGTTCTTACCTTCAGCAGATTTTCCCCACTTGAATCCCCCAATACTGACATCCGTCCATCCGTCCACATTGCTACTATCTGTTGTAGAGAAAATAAAATTACAATAATGTGATGAGATGGGTAAGATGCACCCTCACCGTTCAATGAACAATGTGGCCCCTAACCG contains:
- the MAMDC4 gene encoding apical endosomal glycoprotein — protein: MRSLHIYLVLLALFSSAVLSSSPCDSSTEDRCNFICDCWDCSDERQCGYHQNSPVWGRPFSCDFEQDDCGWKDISTSDYRWVRDQRGSPLWRSRPHADHTLGNRWGWFMMAEGQSGKSAVSARLQSPVLRDAAATCEIHIHYHMNSFTSSEVNGSLSVHLADRTQIYTLWESTQNSAMSWRRAVVFTGRIPGEFQIILTATRNTLNWGSFALDDLEFRHCSLQGLQTQCGSEQYRCTRGSCVETDSLCDGTDDCGDASDEIGCDMSQSCSFESEPCTWNSTWERVNGYSSKPERDHTKNSRAGYFVRVPQGGSHSLLSPVLQTDGAQLCYLIFYYYMDGSSTTSLSVGYRPTEAGQTDQVKLKLQGQRGPMWVRERVSFSQTSSFQIFIEGSSGEVPGIVAIDDLILSPGCKVLSGFAESIMSSPRLDGQVGSVREACTKDSSNVDGWTDVSIGGFKWGKSAEGSYLTIQKAEGNLKTHAETRSPLLCPTEPSCVLNMTYYLHTGPAGFLALFVWDPLLSTHSHIWQSHGERSDTWNSVLISLGERAQDFKLVLSGVVDPGPSGNWSAAVEGIQLLGCWNTSTSTDPVTCNFETGQCGWFQDATDEIEWKLGSLSDHTTGQGHYMFVAGESRLDRGTKARLLSYAQSAPSDTSCLSFHHRMFGPDTGTLNLFSKYNGGKEELIWTSTGTHGNRWQRETVTLTNKNYQLIFEAVRDGSIGHIAIDDIAVMGGACAAPTHCSFEAGLCGFSSQGAYNWSLHQNIHFNQQVGPSHDHTLQSFTGHYMVVDTSSGSLPSKKSALLTSSVYSAQPDEGCLSFWYQTGGTNPGTLVVYIEKNTGKKKVKTEILRISDAKPSSWRHGRAALTSEVEWKLLFEAVGAGGYHSYIAVDDIRIGRHRCHESASCDFERGPCSWTNVRIPLMDTYDWDWTNGAAMNRPSSTPEKDRSLGSVQGHYAYVDTGAMHIEGSSAWLLSEHLSATSGSCFTFSYRTDSSDHFHLGELILYLTSAQGLLPVWALHGYQSSDWQEVQLQLNSTGEFQIVFEAAKGTRPHSAVIALDSLAYTPDRLCQEAAKPPKGKDNSSGRTWAIVIGVIIALLCLLLLFFLYRRWRRNRGDSPALPDQADEIDGFDNVTYDIDSES